Part of the Candidatus Palauibacter soopunensis genome, GATCGCGTTCGCCCGGATCGAACCGATGAGTTCCGGCAGGGCGCGGTACGCATCCGGCCCGGCCACTACGTCCACGCCCGCCGCCTCCTCGATGAGCCGTGGGCCCAGCCGCTGCGCCATGCACCCCGTCACCCCCAGCACGAGGCCGGAATGCCGCTTGCGGTGACGCTGCAGTTCGCCGATCCGGCCTCGAACGCGCTGTTCCGCGTGCTCGCGAATCGCGCAGGTGTTCACGAGGATGACATCGGCGCGCTCGGGCGCGTCCACGCTCACGAAGCCTTCGTCGACGAGCAGCCCCTCCATCAACTCGGTGTCGTTGATGTTCATCTGACACCCGTAGGTCTCGATGTAGACCCGCCGCCCGAGCGGGCGGGGGTCGCGGGGGCGATCCGCGGCGGGCGCCTTCAGCGTGACGAGCTTCGGCCTCTCCATGGGTGGCTCAACGCTGCCGGAGGGAGAAGGAGAGCGTGACGCGCCGGAAGCTCTCCGCGAAGCCGGCCGTCGCGACGTCGCCCCGCGATCCGCTCTCGACGGCAAGATCGAATACGGCGAGTCCATCCTGGAACTCCCAGCCGAAGCCACCCGTCAAGGCGGACTCTTCGAGCGCTTCCGCACCCGGGCTGAAGGGGAGCCCCGTCCTCCGCCAGCCGGCCCGAAGCGGCAGCCTCCCGCCGAGCAGGGAGAGCGCGCCGTATTCGATCCCGCCGCCCAGCCAGGTGGTGTCGTGGGATTGGAACGGGGAGCCGGCCGCTTCGTCGCGCGACCCCACGGCGGACCACCCGGCCCGGCCGCCACCGGCGGTGACGAGGAGGTGGTCCGTCACGCGCACGCTACCGCCGAGTTCGATCGAGGTCGGCAGATCGAACTCCGCCTCGGGTTCATCCGCCGCTTCGGGGGTCGCGTACAGCGTCCCTCCCGTCCCGAGCGCAACGCCCGCCACGACCCGGTCGCCCAGCCGGATCGACCCACCCCCCTTGAAGCGCCAGGCTCGCCACGACAGCTCCCTCGCCCCTACGATGCCGCCGAGCGCGGGAGCCCCTCCGATCGGATCATCGAACTGACGGAAGAACGACTGCCGCAGCGATCCGGTGAGCCGCTGCGCGGAGATCCCGAGACCCAGCGGCCCGAGGCGACGCGCGAGCGACGCATCGATCGCGCTGATCCCGCCGTTGTGCTCCCGAGTCTCCTCGTACGGAACCATGCCATCGTTCAGCCGCAGCGTGTCCTGCAGGATGTTGGACCAGTCCTGGTCGAACTCGCCGCCGAAGGCCAGGCTGAAGGCCCAATCGTTGTAGGGGACGAGCGCGCGGATCGTCGTGAAACGTCCTCGTCCCGTGTCGAGCGACCTGCTCTCACCCTCCAGCGTCACGCCCTCGCTGGCCAGCGAGACGGAGAACCCGGGTTCGGCGTGAAGGAGGAGGTCGGCCGGGTTCGTGAGGCTGTACGATCCGCCGAGCAGGCTGCCCGCCCCGCCGAGCGCCGCCGAGCGGCCATCCACGGGCGCGACCGGATATCCGAGTCCGACGGCCGTGATCGGTGTCTGCGCGAAAACGGCCACGGGCGACGCCGCCAGCGCGGCGAGGACGAACCCGGCCCGAACCCATCCCCGGAACCCTCGGACGGCCCGCATCACGGCACCGTGAAGGCGGGCGCGGAACTGAAGACGATGCGGATCCTCGGCTGGAATTCCGGTGGCGATTCGGCGGAACCGAACTCCCAGTAGCCCAGCGCCTGCGCATCGGGATCCGCCCGGAGGCCGATCCGGAGCCGCCGCAGCGAATCCCGCACGGCCCCTGCCATCAGGACCGTGATGTCGAGGCGAACCGGCTCACCCTCGCGGAGTCTGGCGGGATCGAGCGTCGTGGTGAGCAGGTCCCCGCTCCCGATCGGAGTCTTTTCGCCAACCTCGAACGGGTCCCCGAGGAGACTCACCTTTCGGGCCTCGATCGTGCGCTCCGCCGCGTACAGGTCGGGCTCGGCCAGCGGGTGCAGGATGATTTCGGCCTGGCTTACCGTGGCCCCCTCGAGCCCCGCTTCCCCGACGATGCCGGGGGGGACGAACTCGAAGTAGATGCGCGAGGCGGGGAGACCGCCGACGCGAAGCTCCGTGCCCGTCGGAGGCTGTGGCGGATCCAAAATGAACGCGCGTTCGTCCCAGAACTGGGACTGCGGCACCGGGATGGTGCGCCCGACGAGCGTCGGGTCGTACCGGAGGGCCATCTGCGTCACCCGGAGTTTCGTTTCGGGGCCGTCCAGCACGATCGCGAAGCCGTTGCCCCCGGCGGTCCGCCGCCACGCCTTCATCAGCGAGTCCTCCGCCACGGCCGGCGTCATGAGAAGCGTATCCGACACCGCCTCCAGCACCCCCGACGCGATCTCGACCCCGAGGCTGCCCCCGGGCTCCGTCCACGGGACCCCGGCCGCCGCCTCCTGCCACGTCGCGTCATGAGGCTCGAAACGCTCCCCCAGTTCGACGAGCCTGACCGTGATGGGAAAGTCCGTGAACTCGGAGCGGATCGTGTCGAAGCCGAGCACGAACTCCACCTCCTCGAACTTCGCGGCCGGCAGCGTGTCGACGAATGTCCGGATCGTGTCGGGGACGTGGAAGCGCGCGAGCCCGCGACTCGACACGTCGGTCCCGGCCGTGACGTACACGAACGGTGCGGTGGAGGGCCGGGCGAAGCCGGTCAGGGTCGTATCCCGCCAGGACGGCAGATCGGAAACGGAGATGGTGACGTCCCGCGTATCCACGCCGGCGCCCGGCACCTTCTCGGAGCCCAGGGAGAGCGGATCCTCCGCGCAGGCGCCCAGCATGACCGGGAGGATCATCGTGACGAGCGCCGCGAGTCCCCGTCCGTTCACGGCCCCGTCTCCGCCGGCGCGGCCATCCGTTCCAGCGAGAAGTTCGCCGGCAACAGGTCCCGCAACCGCCACACGGCGGACTCCCCGTTCGTTCCGATGCTCATGACCTCGAGTTTCCGGCCGAACTCGGCGAGCGCCTGGCGACACATCCCGCACGGCGGGGCCGGGACGGCGCCGCTCGTCACGATCGCGATGCGGGAGAAGGCGCGTGCTCCCGAGGCGACCGCGTGCCCCAGCGCGACCCGCTCGGCGCACGTCCCCACGGGATACGAGGCGTTCTCCACGTTGCACCCGGCGAAGACCCGGCCGTCATCGGCCTCGAGCACCGCGCCGACGAGGAAACGGGAGTACGGAGCGTACGCGCGCTCGCGGGCGACCCTCGCCCGGGCGGCGAGATCTTCCCATGAGCGCGGCTCTCCGGCTGTCACTCGAGTCTCGGTCATCGGCTCCCATCCGCAGCGTCGGCCCATCCGCCCACGTAGTGTCGCGGCAGGCGGCGTCCGATCGCCGTCAGCACCTCGTATTCGATCGTCCCGGCGGTCTCCGCGAAATCCGCCAGCCCGACCTCTTTCCCTCCGTCACGGCCCAGCAGCGTGGCCACGTCCGCAGCTTCGACACCCGGCGCGCCGGAAACGTCCACCGACGTCACGTCCATGCAGACACCGCCCCGGATCGGCACCTGGACTCCGCGGATGAGCGCTCGTCCCTGGTTCGACAGACGCCACGGCAACCCGTCCGCGTAACCGATCCCCAGAGTCGCGAGACGTTCGGCACGTTTCGTCGTGTAGGTAGCCCCGTAGCTGACCGTCGAGCCCGGCGCCAGGTCACGGACTTCCAGCACCCTCGCGCGTACCCGCGCCACACTCTCCGGGTCCGCCGGCGCCCCCGGGGCGCCCGCCCCCCGCCGTCCCCCGTACAGGTAGATCCCCGGTCTGACGAGCCCCAGATGATACTGCGGATCCGCCATCACCGCATCGCTGTTCGCCGCATGCAGGAAGGGGATCTCGACGCCGGCCTCCTCCAGGACCGCTGCGGCCTGCAGCAAGCGAGCCAACTGAAGGGATGTCGCGGCCGGATCCGTTCCGGCGGAATGGAAATGGGTGTAGACGCTCGCCAGCGAGACGCCGCCGCGTGAGAGGATCGACGCGACCTCGGGCGTCCACGCCGCGGCCTCGTCCGCCGGGAGGCCCGCGCGACCCATACCGGTGTCGATCTCGAGGTGGGCGGGGATCTGCGCCGACGCCGCCCGCGCGCCGGCCTCGAGCTTCTCGAGCGACGCCAGGCTCAGCGCCGCGCTCTCGAGCCGCGCCTCGAGAAGCTGGGCGATCTCGGTGGCGGCCGAGGGGGCGAAGACGACGATGCGGCGCTCGATCCCGCCCCGCCGGAGTTCGGCGCCTTCCGGCGGCGTCGCGACCCCGAACGCGTAGGGCTCCAGCCGGTCCAGGACGCGGGCGACCTCGATCGCGCCGAGGCCGTACGCGTCCGCCTTGACCATCGGGACGAAGCGGGCGGGGGCCACGTGCTTCGCCACGCGCCGGGCGTTCCGCGAGAGCGCCGCCAGATCGACCTCGAGCCACGCTCGGTAGGGGGGGTCTTCGCGGCTGGGGGTCAAGCGTCGCCGGGGGTTCGGGGAAGGTTCGCGTCCTGCCACGGGATGATACTTTCGCCGTCATGCAAGAGCCAACCGCCGCCGGCCTGGAGCGTCTCCACGCGGAAGCCGGGCGCGACGGGGATGATGCCGTCGCCCGCGTCCTCGCGCTCGTCCGCTTCCTGCGCGTCCGCTGTCCCTGGGACGCGAAGCAGACGCCGCAGACGCTGCGTCCCTATCTCCTGGAGGAGGCGCACGAAGTCGCGGACGCGATCCGGGCGGGGGACGATGGCGACCTGTCGGGAGAACTGGGCGACCTGCTCCTGAACGTCGCCTTCCAGATCGTGCTCGCCGAAGAGCGCGGCGCCTTCGGGGCCGCCGATGTCGTCGAAGCGCTGGAGGCGAAGATGGAGGCCCGCCACCCGCACGTGTACGGCGATGCCGACGCCCCGCCCGACTGGGAGTCCCTCAAGGCCGCGGAACGCGAGTCACCGGACGATCCCTTCCACGGGGTCTCGACCGGGCTCGACCCTCTCAGCCGCGCGGCCCGCGTGCAGGAGCGGATGGCCGGGTTCGGGTTCGACTGGCCCGATCTCGCGGGTCCCGTGGAGAAGGTGCGCGAAGAGACGGCGGAACTCGAGCACGCGGCGGCCGAAGACGCGTCGGAGTCTCCCGGGTCGGCCGCCCCGCCCCGGATCGGGGAGGCGAGCCCGGAGGTCGCCGCGGAGGTGGGCGATCTGCTCTTCGCGGTGGTGAACGCCTCGCGGTGGGCCGGCGTTCACCCGGCCAACGCGCTTCTCGGCGCGGTCGAGAAATTCGAGCGCCGCTGCCGGCGCATGATCGAACTCGCGGAGAGCCGCGGCCTCGAATGGAAGGGCGCGGACCTCGAGACGCTCGACGCCGTTTGGGAGGAGGTGAAGGCCGACGAATAGCGGCCTGGCGCGGCTCAGGCGGGGCCGCTCTCGCGATCCGACGCGCGGGCCGGGCCGGCGAGGTCCGTGAGTTCATAGATGTTACAGACCCGCCACACGGTCTCGCTTCCGGCTCCCGTCCCCGACTTCATCTCGATGGGGGCGAGGATCCTCCGATACGCTTCGCCCTCGAAGGCGTCGAGCCGGTCCCAGGCCTCGGGGAGCGCGAGACTCTCGAACACCTTCACCGCGACGCGGTCGCCGGAAGTTCCGGGGACGAACCCGGGATAACCCTGTCGCGCGGCCCAGCCCCGGTCGTGAAGCGTGCCCTCCACCGTCCCTTCCACCCAGCGCCCGACGAGCGACGCCACGTGATGATGGTTGTTCTCGCCGGGGAGGAGGGACCCGTACGCGGCCAGGCGACGCTCCGGATGGTCGAGCAGGGCCTCGATCAGCCGTTCGAGGATCGGTTCGAGATACCCGCGCAGCGCCTCGGCGCCGGTTTCCGCGCCCGGTTCGGCCAGAAGCGCCTCGAGTTCCGCCAGCGCCCCGGCCGCGCCCGGCCGGCGATCCTCGCCCGGCCGGCGGTCCTCGCCCGGCAGGACGGCGGCAAGCTCTTCGAACCCCGAAAGCATGGCGCCGAGGCGGGCGGAGCTGCGTTCGGACGCGAGCCGCGCTTCATTGAGGCGGGAGAGGACACCTCTCAGGGCGGCCGGGTCGCGGACCGGGCCCGGCGCCGGGCCGTCCGCGGTCACGGTCCTTCCCGCGGCCGCCGCTGAAGAAATTCCCGCACGCCGTCCCAGAACGGCGCCGGCTTCTCGATGAACGGAAAATGTCCCGATCCATCGATCCGAATCAGGCGACTGTCAGGCAGCGCCTCGTTCATCGCCTCCACCATCTCGGTGGGGATCGGATCCTGCGCGCCGTGCACGATGAGCACCGGAATTTCGATCTCGCCGAGAAGGTCCCAGAAGTCGAGCCCCTGGAGCGGAGTCATGAGCAGGCTCGCGACGAGCTGCCCCTGGCGCGCCGTCCGCTCGTGCAGGGAGAGGCGAAGCAGGCTGTCCGCCACGCTTCCGTCCGCGAACGTCCCGCGGAAGACGTGGAAAAAGACCTGGCTGATGGCCTCCGCCTCCCGCGCCGCGAACTCCGGCGTCCCCCGAATCGAGTCGATGGCCGCGAGGTCGACCGAATCCCTCCTGGCCAACTGGTTCTCATCGGTCTGCTCGCGAAACCGGCTGCCCGGCTCGACGGGGGCGACGAGGATGAGCGCCTCCAACCGCTCGGGGCGCTCCGTGGCGTAGAGGAGGGCCGGAATCGCTCCCCACGAGTGCGCGAGCAGCGTAATCTTCTCGCGTTGCGCGACGTGTTCCCGGATCCGGTCGATGTCCGTGAGGTAGCGCTCCATCGAGAGGCTCGCCGCGTTCACCACGGCCCTGGACGCCCCCAGGCCCCGCTGATCGTAGAAGATGGCCTGGTTCGTCTCCGCCAGCGGTCCGAACCATGGACGAAGGTAGGAGTGGTCCAGGCCCGGCCCGCCGTGCACGACGACGACCGGCTCTCCGACCCCGACCGTCTGGTAGAAGAGTTCCGCCTCGAAGACGGAGAGTGAGCCCGCCCGGGTCGGGGGGGCCGCTTCGGAGGCCGGAGCGCCACACCCGACCACGAGAGCCGCGAGGACGGCGTGGCGGCGCGCGGGGCCGGCGGTCAGGATTCCCAGGCCACCGCGTCGCCGAGGGCGAGGGGGCCGCCCTCGAGCACCATTCCGTACGCGCCGCCGCGCCAGTCGGGCGCCAGCGCCGCCTTGAGCCCGGGCGCCGCGTCCTCCATGCGCCCGCAGGGCAGCGTCTCGCCGCGAATGCGGATGCGACAGCCCGCGATCCGCAGCACCCGGTCCGCGGTCTCGCAGAAGTCTACGCCGCGCACGAGCAGGTTGGCCCGGCGGGCATCCGGGGCCAGATCGACACCGACCTCCCGCGTCGCCGTCTCCCAGGCGTCCGCGTCGAGGAGCGTCACCTGCCGGTAGCCGCCGAGGTCGGCGTTCCCCTCCAGGCCCTTTCCCGCGACGAGGGTCGCTTCCGGGACCGACTCCATGGGGCCGCTCCGTGCCGACTTGAGCCAGATCGCCTCGAGCCGCGCCGATCCGGAGCCGGCCGGCCCGGCCGTGGACTCAGCCATCGGTCACCTCCAGCGAGGAAAAGTGCAGGTTGAGGCCGTGGTTGACCCTCAGTCCCACAACGCCGTCGACGTGCTGGCCCGTTCTCGCCGTCCGGAACACCTCCTGCTCGTTCACGCCGAAGACCACCTCTTCGCCCCCGGCCTCCACGAAGAGGACGTTCTTCGCTGTCGCCGCGCCCTCGCCCCGCGCCGCCCAGGCGACGACCGCCTCGTGCTTCGTCCACTCGAGGAGCGTGGAGGTCTCGTCGCCGTCCCGGCGCTTCACGATCACGCTCCCGTCCGCCCGGATGAGAAGGTAGGTGTAGGCCTGACCGTCTCCCTGGAGGTCCGCGCCGCCGATGAAGACGCCGAACCCTTCGTTCCGGCCTTCGGGGTCGAACAGGAAGACGGTCGACTCGACGCGAAAATCGCCGTCCGCCCGGGTCTCGGGGTCGTAGAAGATGCCGGCCGGTCCCGTGGTGACGTGCCAGCCGGGCGGCATCTCCTGGAGGGCCTCCACACCGTCTCCTCCGTGGTCGGTGCGGGTGAGCCAGCCGTCGGGCGGCGGCAGCTTGTCTTCCTGGGCGGCGGCGGCGAGGGGAAGCAGGACCAGGCTTGCGATGGCCAGGGGCCACGCGGCGCCCGGGAAACGCCCCCCGCGGGCGCGCGGGTTCGAATGAGACGGCATGTTCGGTGTCACTCCGATTTCAGGTCCGGTTCGAGGTTCCAACCGCGGGCTGGCAGCCCGTGGGCGGCATGATAGTCACTCCGGCGGCGACTCGCAGGATTCGCAGCGCGTGAGCCGGAGCGCGACGACTTCGGGCGGCACGAGGAAGCGCACGCCGAGCCGGCTCGTCCCCACGCCGGTCGTGACGAAGAGGTGTCGTCCGTCCTCCACCACGTGACCCGCCGCGTATCGGTCGCCGAAGCGGGAGGGGGTGATCCCGGGGCCCACGAACGGGATGATCACCTGCCCGCCGTGCGTGTGACCGGCCAGCGTCAGGGAGGCCCGCGCCGGCACCTCCGGGAAGATGTCCGGATTGTGCGTCACGACGATCACGGGCTCGCCGGGCCGGACCCCATCGAGCGCGGCCTCGACCGACGGATGGCCCGTCCAGAAGTCCGCCACGCCCGCGATCCAGACGTCGTTACCCCGCACCCGCGCCCGCCGGCCCCGGTTGTCGAGCACGTTGATCCCGACGCCGGAGAGCGCCTCTTCCACGCGCTCGGCCGACAGCCAGCGGTCGTGGTTGCCGAGCACTGCGAACACGCCGTAGCGGGCGTCGAGAGCGGCGAGGTCCTCGGCGATCTCCTCCGGCGGCACGAATCGGCCGCCCATGACGTTGTCGATCGTGAGATCGCCGGCGATGAGCACGAGATCCGGGAGCGTCTCGTTCACCCGCCGCACGACGCGGCGCAGGTTGTCCCGTCCGTTTCGGGGCGAGCCCACGTGCAGGTCGGCGATGAGCGCGATGCGGGTTTCCTCCCCCTCGGGCCATCCCGGCACCTCGAGGTCGGCCCGGTTGAGGACCAGTCGGCCCGGTTCCCACCAGAACGCCCACGCGGCGAGCAGGGCCGCGGTCGCGAGGAGGATGAGGAGCATCCAGCCCGTCCAGCCGGGGCGCGGTCGCCGCAGCGCTAGGATCCGTCGCCCCCGGGCGCGCTCCGGTCGATCCACTCGTCGACCTGGCGCTCGAGCACGACCATGGGCACGGATCCGTTCCGCAGTACGACATCGTGGAAGCGGCGGATGTCGAAATCGTCTCCGAGCGCATCCTCCGCCCGGGCCCGCAGTTCGAGCAGTTTGCGCTTCCCCATCTGGTAGGCGAGCGCCTGCCCCGGCAGGTCCGTGGAATAGCGCAGCGACTCCGTCGCGATCTGGGTCTCCGATTCGAGCGTGTTCTCGCGCATGAACCGGCGCGCCTCCTCTCTCGTCCAGTCGAAGTAGTTCATCCCCGGATCCACCACGAGCCGGGTCGCGAGGAAGCTCTCCAGGATATAGAAGCCGTACTCGCTGTGCAGGTCCTCGTATACGCCCGCCTCGAACCCCAGAAACGACGCGTAGGAGCCCCAGCCCTCCGTGTAGGCCGTGTACGAGGTGTTTCGCCGATAGTCCGGCAGCGTCTCGCTCTCGCGCTGGCCCGCGATCTGGAAGTGGTGGCCGGAGATCAGCTCGTGGAGCGCGATCGACGCGAGCCCGAGCCAACTCCGCTGATCCAGGTTCGAGCCGTTGTAGTAGTAGATGCCGGTCGGTTCGGCCGCCGTGGGCGCGGAGTAGTAGCCGTACGTCATCGCCGGCTCGAGTTCGGGCGCCAGGCGCCGCGCATCCCACGGGGCTTCGGGGACGCCGAGGAAGTAGTCGTCGATGCGCTCGAGCATCCGGGTGGACGCGGCCAGCAGCCGCTCGCGCACCTCTTCGTGGGACGTCGGGAAGTAGCGCGGGTCCGTCTTCAGGTGCTCGTGGAATTCCTCCGCGCTCCCCTCCCAGCCGAGGCGGTCGCGGATCTCCGCCATGCGCGCGCGAAACTCGGCGAGGAGTTCGTACCCGGCCGCCTGCACTTCCTCCGGCGAGACGTCCATCGTCGTGTGGAGGCGGGTCAGGTAGAGGTAGTACTCGCGACCCTCCGGATACTGCGAGAGGCCGACCCCGGCCGGGGCGCGCGCCGCGTACGGTCCCTCGAGGAAGGCGGCGAGTTCCTCGAGCGCCGGGTTGATGGAATCGCGGACG contains:
- the cdd gene encoding cytidine deaminase, whose product is MTETRVTAGEPRSWEDLAARARVARERAYAPYSRFLVGAVLEADDGRVFAGCNVENASYPVGTCAERVALGHAVASGARAFSRIAIVTSGAVPAPPCGMCRQALAEFGRKLEVMSIGTNGESAVWRLRDLLPANFSLERMAAPAETGP
- the alr gene encoding alanine racemase, producing the protein MTPSREDPPYRAWLEVDLAALSRNARRVAKHVAPARFVPMVKADAYGLGAIEVARVLDRLEPYAFGVATPPEGAELRRGGIERRIVVFAPSAATEIAQLLEARLESAALSLASLEKLEAGARAASAQIPAHLEIDTGMGRAGLPADEAAAWTPEVASILSRGGVSLASVYTHFHSAGTDPAATSLQLARLLQAAAVLEEAGVEIPFLHAANSDAVMADPQYHLGLVRPGIYLYGGRRGAGAPGAPADPESVARVRARVLEVRDLAPGSTVSYGATYTTKRAERLATLGIGYADGLPWRLSNQGRALIRGVQVPIRGGVCMDVTSVDVSGAPGVEAADVATLLGRDGGKEVGLADFAETAGTIEYEVLTAIGRRLPRHYVGGWADAADGSR
- the mazG gene encoding nucleoside triphosphate pyrophosphohydrolase, whose translation is MQEPTAAGLERLHAEAGRDGDDAVARVLALVRFLRVRCPWDAKQTPQTLRPYLLEEAHEVADAIRAGDDGDLSGELGDLLLNVAFQIVLAEERGAFGAADVVEALEAKMEARHPHVYGDADAPPDWESLKAAERESPDDPFHGVSTGLDPLSRAARVQERMAGFGFDWPDLAGPVEKVREETAELEHAAAEDASESPGSAAPPRIGEASPEVAAEVGDLLFAVVNASRWAGVHPANALLGAVEKFERRCRRMIELAESRGLEWKGADLETLDAVWEEVKADE
- a CDS encoding gamma-glutamylcyclotransferase family protein, with protein sequence MTADGPAPGPVRDPAALRGVLSRLNEARLASERSSARLGAMLSGFEELAAVLPGEDRRPGEDRRPGAAGALAELEALLAEPGAETGAEALRGYLEPILERLIEALLDHPERRLAAYGSLLPGENNHHHVASLVGRWVEGTVEGTLHDRGWAARQGYPGFVPGTSGDRVAVKVFESLALPEAWDRLDAFEGEAYRRILAPIEMKSGTGAGSETVWRVCNIYELTDLAGPARASDRESGPA
- a CDS encoding alpha/beta hydrolase, whose amino-acid sequence is MVGCGAPASEAAPPTRAGSLSVFEAELFYQTVGVGEPVVVVHGGPGLDHSYLRPWFGPLAETNQAIFYDQRGLGASRAVVNAASLSMERYLTDIDRIREHVAQREKITLLAHSWGAIPALLYATERPERLEALILVAPVEPGSRFREQTDENQLARRDSVDLAAIDSIRGTPEFAAREAEAISQVFFHVFRGTFADGSVADSLLRLSLHERTARQGQLVASLLMTPLQGLDFWDLLGEIEIPVLIVHGAQDPIPTEMVEAMNEALPDSRLIRIDGSGHFPFIEKPAPFWDGVREFLQRRPREGP
- a CDS encoding MOSC domain-containing protein, whose translation is MAESTAGPAGSGSARLEAIWLKSARSGPMESVPEATLVAGKGLEGNADLGGYRQVTLLDADAWETATREVGVDLAPDARRANLLVRGVDFCETADRVLRIAGCRIRIRGETLPCGRMEDAAPGLKAALAPDWRGGAYGMVLEGGPLALGDAVAWES
- a CDS encoding metallophosphoesterase, with the translated sequence MLLILLATAALLAAWAFWWEPGRLVLNRADLEVPGWPEGEETRIALIADLHVGSPRNGRDNLRRVVRRVNETLPDLVLIAGDLTIDNVMGGRFVPPEEIAEDLAALDARYGVFAVLGNHDRWLSAERVEEALSGVGINVLDNRGRRARVRGNDVWIAGVADFWTGHPSVEAALDGVRPGEPVIVVTHNPDIFPEVPARASLTLAGHTHGGQVIIPFVGPGITPSRFGDRYAAGHVVEDGRHLFVTTGVGTSRLGVRFLVPPEVVALRLTRCESCESPPE
- a CDS encoding DUF885 domain-containing protein; the protein is MRVRPPLIVSTFLIIWTVSCGAPVDERGGEGRSAGASAQLAALLDSAWVRDLETNPMIRLREGLDVERLPQLGYEAAEERAAFFQRQLERALAIDAGALSPDERVTLETLVWQAEMAVEGHRYFWLRSVLTPYSSVLRGYSQIFPLLPLEDEEDLDRFVALVEQVPSHVRGLEDYVRGQFERDFIVSSQNLAPVVQLVRATAGEAEGGPFALPADRASGLDPGRLAEARARIGEVVRDSINPALEELAAFLEGPYAARAPAGVGLSQYPEGREYYLYLTRLHTTMDVSPEEVQAAGYELLAEFRARMAEIRDRLGWEGSAEEFHEHLKTDPRYFPTSHEEVRERLLAASTRMLERIDDYFLGVPEAPWDARRLAPELEPAMTYGYYSAPTAAEPTGIYYYNGSNLDQRSWLGLASIALHELISGHHFQIAGQRESETLPDYRRNTSYTAYTEGWGSYASFLGFEAGVYEDLHSEYGFYILESFLATRLVVDPGMNYFDWTREEARRFMRENTLESETQIATESLRYSTDLPGQALAYQMGKRKLLELRARAEDALGDDFDIRRFHDVVLRNGSVPMVVLERQVDEWIDRSAPGGDGS